Proteins co-encoded in one Thermocrinis sp. genomic window:
- the secY gene encoding preprotein translocase subunit SecY yields the protein MIDYIKQVFSIEDLRKRFIYTLLMFAIYRLGSHIPLPGVDATALQEFFGSFQGTLFYLYDIFSGGNLSRMTLFALGIMPYISASIMMQLLTVAIPELQRLAKEEGDYGRYKINQYTRYLTILVAFVQSLGVALWLRNQVSPRGFPLVPEGGFLFVLTTVIALVSSTMFLMWVGDRITEKGIGNGMSLLIFAGIVAGFPNAIIRIYDMLKNGDITPFAVVGVAIFVLVVTLGIVFIQEAERRIPVQHPRRQIGRQEVIGGSTYLPIKINPAGVIPIIFAQSLLIIPSTVFGFIQHPIGKALHDAFNPTTFLYNFLYVLFIIFFTYFYTAVLINPADVAENLRKAGAFIPGVRPGQDTQKLLEGVINRLAFVGAIFLSVVAVIPVFVSLWLKVPFYFGGTTALIVVGVALDTLNKIEASLLQKKYTQYRRKVR from the coding sequence GTGATAGATTATATAAAACAGGTTTTTTCCATAGAAGACTTACGCAAAAGGTTCATATATACCCTTTTGATGTTTGCCATATACAGGTTGGGTAGCCATATACCCTTACCTGGTGTGGATGCCACCGCTTTGCAGGAGTTTTTCGGAAGTTTTCAAGGAACGCTATTTTACCTCTATGACATATTTTCTGGTGGAAACCTTTCTCGTATGACGCTTTTTGCCTTAGGCATTATGCCTTACATATCAGCGTCCATCATGATGCAACTACTCACGGTTGCCATACCAGAGCTTCAGAGATTGGCAAAGGAAGAAGGTGACTACGGAAGATACAAGATAAACCAATATACAAGATACTTAACTATCTTGGTCGCCTTTGTGCAGTCCCTGGGTGTAGCGCTTTGGTTAAGAAATCAGGTATCACCAAGGGGTTTTCCTCTGGTTCCTGAAGGGGGTTTTTTGTTTGTGCTAACTACTGTGATAGCTCTGGTGTCTTCTACCATGTTTCTGATGTGGGTAGGGGACAGAATAACCGAAAAAGGTATAGGAAACGGTATGTCTTTGCTCATCTTTGCAGGTATAGTGGCTGGTTTTCCTAATGCAATCATAAGAATATACGACATGCTCAAAAACGGTGACATAACTCCTTTTGCGGTGGTGGGAGTTGCTATTTTTGTTTTGGTTGTAACTCTGGGTATAGTTTTCATTCAGGAGGCGGAAAGAAGAATACCAGTTCAACATCCAAGACGTCAAATAGGTAGGCAGGAAGTAATAGGTGGTTCCACCTATCTTCCTATAAAGATAAACCCTGCAGGGGTTATACCCATCATATTTGCCCAATCCTTGCTCATAATACCCTCGACTGTGTTTGGGTTTATCCAGCATCCGATAGGAAAGGCTTTGCACGACGCCTTTAATCCAACTACGTTCTTATACAACTTCCTATACGTTCTATTCATAATCTTTTTCACATACTTCTACACCGCGGTGCTAATAAACCCAGCGGATGTGGCTGAAAATCTAAGAAAAGCTGGAGCTTTTATACCTGGTGTCAGACCTGGACAGGATACGCAAAAGCTTTTAGAAGGTGTAATAAACAGGTTAGCCTTTGTGGGTGCTATCTTCCTAAGCGTGGTGGCTGTGATTCCCGTATTTGTGAGCCTTTGGCTGAAGGTTCCTTTTTATTTTGGTGGCACCACCGCCCTTATAGTAGTGGGTGTAGCCCTTGATACCCTGAACAAGATAGAGGCAAGTTTGCTTCAAAAGAAATACACTCAATACAGGAGGAAGGTAAGGTGA
- a CDS encoding adenylate kinase: MILVFIGPPGAGKGTQAKLLSQRMGFLHLSTGDILREAVKKQTPLGINAKEYMDRGELVPDSLIIALIEEHLPEEGGVILDGFPRTLAQAEALDNMLNAKGKKLSKVLVFEIPDEVLIDRLSGRRVCSNCGAVYHIKYNPPRRDGICDLCGGTLVQREDDKESVVRNRLEVYRRQTQPLIDFYKKKGIIYNLDATKGVEELFSEIEGIIKDGG; encoded by the coding sequence GTGATACTCGTGTTCATCGGACCACCAGGGGCTGGTAAGGGCACTCAAGCCAAACTCCTCAGTCAAAGGATGGGATTTCTACACCTATCCACTGGAGATATTCTAAGGGAGGCGGTAAAGAAGCAAACGCCTTTAGGGATAAATGCCAAAGAATACATGGACAGAGGGGAGCTTGTGCCGGACAGTCTAATAATAGCGCTTATAGAAGAACATCTGCCAGAAGAGGGAGGAGTTATTTTAGATGGTTTTCCGAGAACCTTAGCCCAAGCGGAAGCCTTAGACAACATGTTAAATGCCAAAGGTAAAAAGCTCTCAAAAGTTTTAGTGTTTGAAATTCCGGATGAAGTGCTCATAGACAGGCTTTCTGGGAGAAGGGTATGTTCAAACTGTGGTGCTGTGTATCACATTAAATACAATCCCCCTCGGAGGGATGGAATATGCGATCTATGCGGTGGAACTTTGGTGCAGAGGGAGGATGATAAAGAATCGGTAGTAAGAAACAGATTGGAGGTCTACAGAAGACAAACACAGCCACTAATTGATTTCTATAAGAAGAAAGGTATAATATATAATTTGGATGCAACGAAAGGTGTGGAAGAACTGTTTTCAGAAATTGAAGGCATCATAAAAGATGGTGGATAA